One Periplaneta americana isolate PAMFEO1 chromosome 8, P.americana_PAMFEO1_priV1, whole genome shotgun sequence genomic region harbors:
- the LOC138704601 gene encoding serine/threonine-protein phosphatase 6 regulatory ankyrin repeat subunit B-like produces the protein MPIAPVANFAALSGSIPMVQVFLSRGVDLNCKDNNGRTSIFFAVRSKSLSLVKYLIAKGAKPSITDKFHNTPMTYAARTGSLPLVKFLKSTGLNPLHEGFNGETPIFAAVRSGCVPVLEAFLLWGANATAVNDFEQSLLHIAAREGRLEMTKKLISEGLNIRFVDVNGETPLHAAMYEGKLPLPKLLFKKGASLNVSTIRGKTPLHIAADKGHLPVVQFLVGAGASPDVPDNNGETPLHKAAYMGHLPVVQFLVGSGASPDVADNNGETPLHMAAFMGHLSVVQFLLEAGACPDVADNNNKTPLRKAAYMGHLSVIQFLVEAGASPDVVDSNGETSLHIAADKGNLPVAEFLVGAGANPDVADNNGKTPLRKAAYMGHLSVVQLLLEAGASPDVVDSNGETSLHEAAYTGHLSVVKLLVGAGARLDVANNNGETPLHKAVFKGQMPVVQFLVGAGASPHVADINGQTPLYKAARKGHMQVVQFLIRAGASPDVADNKGETPLHEAAYWGQLSVVELLVGAGARLDVANNNDETPLHKAVFKGHIPLELFFAAGPIPDVANNNGQTPHHKAAYMRQLEGLMYFLMARPSPEVANNNGQIPHHKAAYMSYLEVLLFLLGAGASPDVVDKTGETPLHKAAYMGHAIDVLFLLMADASPGVVDNNGQTPLHKAAYMGHLKIVQLLLVAEGTSPDVADNNGETPVYKAAYMGHLPVVQFLVEEGASPVVADNNGETPLQKAAYMGHLNVLQFLVGAGASPVVADNNGETPLYKAAYMGHLPVVQFLVGAGASPVAAANAETPLHIAAYMGHLAVVQFLVGAGPSPHVVDNNGETPFHKAAYMGHLPVVQFLLGAGASPVVADNNGETPLHMAAYMGHLAVVQFLVGAGPSPDVVDNNGETPLHMAAYMGHLAVVQFLVGAGPSPDVVDNNGETPFHKAAYMGHLPVVQFLVGAGASPVVADNNGENPLHKAAYMGHLAVLQFLVGAGAGPDVANNNGERLLHKAAYMGHIEVVQFLVEAGASPDVVDNNGETPLHKAAYKGHLKVVQILVGAGASSDVADNYDETPLQKAAYMGHLTVVQFLVGAGHKAD, from the coding sequence ATGCCTATTGCACCAGTTGCTAACTTTGCAGCTCTCTCAGGATCTATACCGATGGTCCAAGTGTTCTTGTCAAGGGGTGTGGACTTGAATTGCAAGGACAACAATGGTCGCACGTCCATATTCTTTGCAGTGCGTTCCAAATCACTTTCACTCGTGAAGTATTTAATTGCCAAGGGTGCTAAACCTTCTATCACTGACAAATTTCATAATACTCCCATGACCTATGCGGCTAGAACAGGTTCACTTCCTTTAGTGAAATTCCTCAAATCCACTGGCTTGAACCCTTTGCATGAAGGTTTCAATGGTGAGACACCCATTTTTGCTGCAGTACGTTCAGGATGTGTACCCGTGTTGGAAGCTTTTCTCTTGTGGGGAGCAAACGCTACAGCTGTAAACGACTTCGAACAATCATTGCTACATATTGCTGCAAGAGAAGGTCGCTTAGAAATGACAAAGAAGCTAATTTCCGAGGGATTAAACATAAGGTTTGTTGATGTTAACGGTGAAACACCACTCCACGCTGCAATGTATGAAGGAAAATTGCCACTACCTAAGTTACTTTTTAAAAAAGGCGCTAGTTTAAATGTTTCTACAATTCGTGGCAAGACTCCACTCCACATTGCGGCAGATAAGGGTCACCTGCCTGTTGTTCAGTTTCTTGTCGGGGCAGGCGCTAGTCCTGACGTTCCCGACAATAATGGTGAGACTCCTCTTCACAAGGCGGCATATATGGGTCATCTGCCAGTTGTACAGTTCCTTGTAGGGTCAGGCGCAAGTCCTGACGTTGCTGACAATAACGGTGAGACTCCGCTTCACATGGCGGCATTTATGGGTCACCTGTCAGTTGTTCAGTTTCTTCTCGAGGCAGGAGCATGTCCTGACGTTGCTGACAATAACAATAAGACTCCGCTTCGCAAGGCGGCATATATGGGTCACCTGTCAGTTATTCAGTTTCTTGTCGAGGCAGGCGCAAGTCCTGACGTCGTTGACAGTAACGGTGAGACTTCGCTTCATATTGCAGCAGATAAGGGTAACCTGCCAGTTGCTGAGTTTCTTGTCGGAGCAGGCGCAAATCCTGACGTCGCTGACAATAACGGTAAGACTCCGCTTCGCAAGGCGGCATATATGGGTCACCTGTCAGTTGTTCAATTACTTCTCGAGGCAGGCGCAAGTCCTGACGTCGTTGACAGTAACGGTGAGACTTCGCTTCATGAGGCTGCATATACGGGCCATCTCTCAGTTGTTAAATTACTTGTCGGGGCAGGCGCAAGACTTGACGTCGCTAACAATAACGGTGAGACTCCGCTTCACAAGGCAGTATTCAAAGGCCAAATGCCAGTTGTTCAGTTTCTTGTCGGGGCAGGCGCAAGTCCTCACGTTGCTGACATTAACGGTCAGACTCCGCTTTACAAGGCGGCACGTAAGGGCCACATGCAAGTTGTTCAGTTTCTTATCAGGGCAGGTGCAAGTCCAGACGTTGCTGACAATAAGGGTGAGACTCCGCTTCATGAGGCTGCATATTGGGGCCAACTCTCAGTTGTTGAATTACTTGTTGGGGCAGGCGCAAGACTTGACGTAGCTAACAATAACGATGAGACTCCTCTTCACAAAGCAGTATTCAAAGGCCACATACCACTTGAGCTTTTTTTCGCGGCAGGCCCAATTCCTGACGTTGCTAACAATAACGGCCAGACTCCGCATCACAAGGCGGCATATATGCGTCAATTGGAAGGTCTTATGTATTTTCTCATGGCACGCCCAAGTCCTGAAGTTGCTAACAATAATGGCCAGATTCCGCATCACAAGGCGGCATATATGAGTTACCTGGAAGTCCTTTTGTTTCTTCTCGGGGCAGGCGCAAGTCCTGACGTTGTTGACAAAACCGGTGAAACTCCGCTTCACAAGGCGGCATATATGGGTCACGCGATAGATGTTCTGTTTCTTCTCATGGCAGACGCAAGTCCTGGCGTTGTTGACAATAACGGTCAGACTCCCCTTCACAAGGCGGCATATATGGGCCACCTAAAAATTGTTCAGCTTCTTCTTGTCGCCGAAGGAACAAGTCCTGACGTTGCTGACAATAACGGTGAAACTCCGGTTTACAAGGCGGCATATATGGGTCATCTGCCAGTTGTTCAGTTTCTTGTCGAGGAAGGCGCAAGTCCTGTCGTTGCTGACAATAACGGTGAGACTCCGCTTCAAAAAGCGGCATATATGGGTCACCTAAATGTTCTTCAGTTTCTTGTAGGGGCAGGCGCAAGTCCTGTCGTTGCTGACAATAATGGTGAGACTCCGCTTTACAAGGCGGCATATATGGGTCACCTGCCAGTTGTTCAGTTTCTTGTCGGGGCAGGTGCAAGTCCTGTCGCTGCTGCCAACGCTGAGACTCCGCTTCACATAGCGGCATATATGGGTCACCTGGCAGTTGTTCAGTTTCTTGTCGGGGCAGGCCCAAGTCCTCACGTCGTTGACAATAACGGTGAGACTCCGTTTCACAAGGCGGCATATATGGGTCACCTGCCAGTTGTTCAGTTTCTTCTCGGGGCAGGCGCAAGTCCTGTCGTTGCTGACAATAACGGTGAGACTCCGCTTCACATGGCGGCATACATGGGTCACCTGGCAGTTGTTCAATTTCTTGTCGGGGCAGGCCCAAGTCCTGACGTTGTTGACAATAACGGTGAGACTCCGCTTCACATGGCGGCATACATGGGTCACCTGGCAGTTGTTCAATTTCTTGTCGGGGCAGGCCCAAGTCCTGACGTTGTTGACAATAACGGTGAGACTCCGTTTCACAAGGCGGCATATATGGGTCACCTGCCTGTTGTTCAGTTTCTTGTAGGGGCAGGCGCAAGTCCTGTCGTTGCTGACAATAACGGTGAGAATCCGCTTCATAAGGCGGCATATATGGGTCACCTGGCAGTTCTTCAGTTTCTTGTAGGAGCAGGCGCAGGTCCTGACGTTGCTAACAATAATGGTGAGAGACTGCTTCACAAGGCGGCATATATGGGTCACATAGAAGTTGTTCAGTTTCTTGTCGAGGCAGGTGCAAGTCCTGACGTTGTTGACAATAACGGTGAGACTCCGCTTCACAAGGCGGCATATAAGGGTCACCTAAAAGTAGTTCAGATTCTAGTAGGAGCAGGCGCAAGTTCTGACGTTGCTGACAATTATGATGAGACTCCGCTTCAAAAGGCGGCATATATGGGTCACCTGACGGTTGTTCAGTTTCTTGTCGGGGCAGGCCACAAGGCGGACTAA